In Microbacterium enclense, the DNA window ACCCCGGGCGTGTACTCACTGGGCTTGAAGACCACCGTGTTGCCCGCGGCGAGAGCGTAGGCGAGTGATCCCATCGGCGTGAAGACGGGATAGTTCCACGGCCCGATCACGCCCACGACCCCGTAGGGCACGTATCCCACGCTGGACGCCTGATTGACCATGAGGATCCCGGATGCCACGCGGCGACGGCGCAGCGTCCGGCGCGCGTTCGACGCGGCCCACGCGAGGTGGTCGAGCGCGAGCATGATCTCGAGCCGCGCGTCGCCCGTGGGCTTGCCCGTCTCGGCGCGCACGAGGGCGATGAGGTCGTCGAGGTGCGCCACGATGTCGCGCCGCCACGCCCGCAGCACGCGACGCCGGCCGTCGAAGCCGAGCGCCACCCACCCGCGGCTCGCGCGGCGGGCTCGGGCGACGGCGGCGCCCACGCCGTCGGCATCGTGGATCGCGAAGCGGCCGACGACTCGCCCGTCGAGCGGACTCAGCGAATCGAAGGAGGTGGCGGCCGTGGCGGCGTTCATGTCAGACCTCGTGCTTCTGTCCGTATCCCGTCGCGACGGCGGCGGCGATGACGTCCGCCTGCTGAGCCGGGGTGAGTTCGGCCGGCTCCCCCACCGCCCGTGCGCGGAGGTAGATGTCGCACGCCCATTCCAGCAGAGCGGTGTTCGCGATGGCACCGGCGAGATCGCGGCCGGTGGTGACGGCGCCGTGGTGGGCGAGGATCACGGCGTTCGCGGCGGCGAGGGCGTCGCCGGTGGCGGCGGCCAACTCTGCCGATCCGAAGACCGCGAACGGTACGACGGCGACCTCCCCGCCGAGCGAGAGCTGCTGATAGTGCACGCAGGGCAGACGGTCGGCGACGAGAGAGAGCGCCACCGCCGCGGGCGCGTGCGTATGCACGACCGCGCCCACCGCGTCGTCGGCGTAGGCGGCGCGGTGCAGCGCGAGCTCCGAGCTCGGGGCGAGCGCTCCCGCGATCATCCCGTCGGGATGAACGATCACGATGTCGTCGGCCACCGCCTCGGCGAACACCACTCCGGTGGCGGTGATCGCGATCGCGTCGCCCACCCGCACGCTGACGTTTCCGGCCGTGCTCTTGACCAGCCCCTCGTCGGCCAGAGCTCGGCACGCGGCCGCGACCGCGTCGCGCACATAGATCATCGGGCGACTCGCGCCAGGGTCGCCTCGATGGATGCCGCATCGTACGTGCCGTGCGACGTCCCGACCCCCGCGACCACCTGGGCGGCGGTCGCCGAGCCGAACCGCGCGGCCTCCAGCGACGAACGCCCGCGGAGCTTCGCGAACACGAAACCGGCGGAGAAGGCGTCGCCGCCCCCACTGGTGTCGACGGGCTCGGAGGGGACGATCGGGATCTCGGTGAGCTCCCCCGCCTCGACGAGGACGATGTCGCGACCACCGTCGGTGATCGCGACCACTCGAGCACCCGCCGCCGCCAGGGCTCGGGCCGCCGCGTGCAGGTCAACGGCCGCGGTCCACCCGAGCGCCTGCTCGGCGTTCGGCAACACGTAGTCGGTGTGCGCGAGAAGCGGCTCGATGAGAGCGTAGAACGCGGGCTCGCCGCCGATGAGGAAGTCGAGGGAGGTCGTCGCCCCGTGATCGCGCGCGTCGTCGAGGATCTCGATGACGTTCTCGGGGCCGAGGAGCTCGGGGGCGCCGATGTGGACGTGGTCGGCGGCCGCGATGGCGTCCCAGGGCACGATGTCCGCGGCGAGCGCGTTGGCCCCGACGACGTGCAGCGCGGGGCGCGAACCGTCGGAGCGGATGGGCAGCACCGACGCCGACGTCGGCAGCTCCCCCGTTCGCAGGTTGCCCACGTCGACGCCGGCGTCGGCCAGGAGTCCCACCAGCACCCGCCCGGTCACGTCGTCGCCGACCGACCCGCTGGTGACGACGCGGGCGCCGAGCTTCGCGAGGACGAGCGCGGTACCGCCGGCGGGTCCCGCGGCCGACATGACGATCTCATCGACCAGCAACGAGCCCTGCCCGTCGGGGATGGCGTCGACGGGCTGCACGATCGTGTCGAGGACATGCGCGCCGAGCGTGACGATCTTCGGGGCGGTGTTCATCGTCGAACCTCCGGGTCGGGGTCACGGCGCAGCACAGCTGCGCCAGGA includes these proteins:
- a CDS encoding carbohydrate kinase family protein, whose translation is MNTAPKIVTLGAHVLDTIVQPVDAIPDGQGSLLVDEIVMSAAGPAGGTALVLAKLGARVVTSGSVGDDVTGRVLVGLLADAGVDVGNLRTGELPTSASVLPIRSDGSRPALHVVGANALAADIVPWDAIAAADHVHIGAPELLGPENVIEILDDARDHGATTSLDFLIGGEPAFYALIEPLLAHTDYVLPNAEQALGWTAAVDLHAAARALAAAGARVVAITDGGRDIVLVEAGELTEIPIVPSEPVDTSGGGDAFSAGFVFAKLRGRSSLEAARFGSATAAQVVAGVGTSHGTYDAASIEATLARVAR
- a CDS encoding class II aldolase/adducin family protein; this translates as MIYVRDAVAAACRALADEGLVKSTAGNVSVRVGDAIAITATGVVFAEAVADDIVIVHPDGMIAGALAPSSELALHRAAYADDAVGAVVHTHAPAAVALSLVADRLPCVHYQQLSLGGEVAVVPFAVFGSAELAAATGDALAAANAVILAHHGAVTTGRDLAGAIANTALLEWACDIYLRARAVGEPAELTPAQQADVIAAAVATGYGQKHEV